The nucleotide window CGGTAGGTGTCGTCCGGAGTCAGGGACGCCTTGAGCCACGGCTCGTAGTAGCCGGTCAACAGGGTCCCGGGGGCCAGCTTGAGCCACTGGAACCGCTCGGCAAGCAGGCGCGGGTCGCGATCCAGGTCGTCGAGCACGGAAAGCAGCTCGGCCACGGAATCCCCGAGCATCCCCCATGTCAGAACCAGGCCGGGCCGGTTCACGCAGACCGCGTCCTGCGGCCGATTACGGATGTAGCCGAGATTCTGCTCCAACACAGGGCGCAGCCCGCCCCAGGACTCCGTCCCCTGCAACCGGGGCGACAGGTGCGCGGCCAGTGTCTCGGCCTCGCTCTCCCCGACGGGGACATAGGTGGGCTCCACCTCGACAGGCAGGGGCCGGGTGGCCTCGGGGCCGCAACCGGACACGGCCAGGATGAACAAGGCCAGGAAAAGAAGGACAATCCGCTTCATTATGATTGGGCCTCGTCTTCGTCTCTGAGATCGTCTGCGTATTCCTCGATGTAGATCTGCAACATGACCATGACGAAACTCAGGATGAGCGGGCCGTAGAAGATGCCGAGCATGCCGAAGGAGTAAATGCCGCCGAGAATGGCGATGAAGATGTAGAAGGTGGAGACCTGGGCGGCCTCGCGCATGAAAATGGGCCGCAGGATGGTGTCGATGCCGACAACGAAGATGCCGCACCACAGGGCCAGGAAAATGGCCGTCTTCCAGTCGCCCGCCAGCACGAGATAGACCACCGACGGTACCCAGACCAGGCCGGTGCCGAGGACCGGGATCAGGGAGGACAGGGCCATCATGGCGCCCCAGAAAAAGGCGGGAATGCCGACCACGGCCAGTCCGATGCCGCCCGCGACGCCCTGCAGCACCGCCACCAGCAGGCAGCCCATGAGCACGCCCCGGGCCACGCGCTTGAGGGAGTCGATGATGAAGTCCTCCTGCGCCGGACGCAGCGGCGACAGGTGCTTGAGGTAGGCGACCATCTTGGACCCGTCGCGCAGGAAATAGAAAAGGATGAAGACCATGAGCAGGAAATGAAGGATCAACTTGGCCCCGTTGCGCACCAGCTCCGTGCCGAAGGCCAGCATGGATTGGGCGAACTGCCTTGAATACTGGACGATATCGGCCTGCAACTCGACTTCGTCTATGCGCAGGAACGGCAGCTTGGCGTTGAGCAGGGCGAGATACTTGTCCAGGGTTTCCAGGCTGACCAGGTCCTTATAGGTCCCCTGGGTGATCCAGGCGTTCAGGGAGACCAGCGACTCCACACCCTGATTGATCAGGGCCATGAGCAGAAACGTCATGGGCAGGAGCAGGGCGAAGACGATGATGGCCACGGTCAGTCCCGAGGCAGCGCTCCGCTTGCCCTCGAATACCCTGAGCGCCCAGTTGAAGACCGGGGAGAACAGGACCGCCAGCACCGTGGAGAAGA belongs to Pseudodesulfovibrio portus and includes:
- a CDS encoding AI-2E family transporter — protein: MNDKKPVNPLLDGGIYKVFLILLFLFSLYLGFALIEPFIHTMIFSTVLAVLFSPVFNWALRVFEGKRSAASGLTVAIIVFALLLPMTFLLMALINQGVESLVSLNAWITQGTYKDLVSLETLDKYLALLNAKLPFLRIDEVELQADIVQYSRQFAQSMLAFGTELVRNGAKLILHFLLMVFILFYFLRDGSKMVAYLKHLSPLRPAQEDFIIDSLKRVARGVLMGCLLVAVLQGVAGGIGLAVVGIPAFFWGAMMALSSLIPVLGTGLVWVPSVVYLVLAGDWKTAIFLALWCGIFVVGIDTILRPIFMREAAQVSTFYIFIAILGGIYSFGMLGIFYGPLILSFVMVMLQIYIEEYADDLRDEDEAQS